One Triticum dicoccoides isolate Atlit2015 ecotype Zavitan chromosome 5B, WEW_v2.0, whole genome shotgun sequence genomic window carries:
- the LOC119307493 gene encoding CBS domain-containing protein CBSX3, mitochondrial-like, giving the protein MQGIAKALSQHGKQLRLTVLQRMNKGIFSWATLISRIQSESPAVIIPHMGLENITVREILRAKGEAQSRAVHWCSTTHLVHEAVKHMTANNVGSLVVLKSGDDKQLAGIVTERDFARKILLPGRPSEETRVEDIMTEENKLITVSSNTNILRAMELMTDEHIRHVPVFDEKVVGMISIGDVVRAIVDQQHQEVKQLKKYITGDYY; this is encoded by the exons aTGCAGGGAATCGCCAAGGCGCTGAGCCAGCACGGGAAGCAGCTGAGGCTCACCGTGCTGCAGCGCATGAACAAGGGGATCTTCTCCTGGGCCACACTCATCTCGCGCATACAGAGCGAGTCCCCGGCCGTGATCATCCCTCACATGGGGCTGGAGAACATCACCGTCCGGGAAATCCTCAGGGCCAAAGGGGAGGCTCAGTCGAGGGCGGTCCACTGGTGCAGCACCACCCATCTGGTGCATGAGGCCGTCAAGCAC ATGACGGCCAATAATGTCGGGTCTCTAGTCGTGCTCAAGTCGGGGGACGACAAGCAGCTTGCAGGAATTGTAACTGAAAGAG ATTTCGCTAGGAAGATCCTCTTACCCGGGCGACCCTCAGAGGAAACAAGAGTTGAAGATATCATGACAGAAGAG AACAAGCTAATCACTGTATCCAGCAATACCAATATTCTGCGTGCGATGGAGCTAATGACAG ACGAGCACATTCGACACGTCCCAGTTTTCGACGAGAAGGTAGTTGGTATGATCTCCATTGGTGATGTGGTCAGAGCAATCGTGGACCAACAGCACCAAGAAGTGAAACAACTGAAGAAGTACATCACTGGAGATTATTATTAG